The DNA segment GGGAACTTCACGAGGCATGGGGGGCATGACTGAGCCTTCACGCCCATGCTGTGCCGCGACAATAGGAAAGGTCTGGACCATAGGTCAATAGGTCTGGACCATTTGTTCCGCAATTCGACTTAACCTCAACTCCTCTGCTGCTGTGGGGGTTTGAAAGCCCGCGAGGAGGAAGCGTGAGTGACTCGGCAAGCCCCGGAACCGTCCTGGTGGTGGACGACGACGCAGCGATCCGCCGCTCCCTGGAGCGCGGCCTCAGGCTGAACGGCTTCACCGTGCGCACCGCCGCCGACGGCACCGAGGCGCTCGCCGCCGTCGGACGGGAACAGCCGGACGTGCTGGTACTGGACGTGTCGATGCCCGGCCTGACCGGCATCCAGGTCTGCGCCCGGCTCCGCGACGAGGGCCGCGAACTGCCCGTGCTGATGCTGTCCGCGCTGGACGAGACCGCCGACCGGATCGCCGGGCTCCAGGCGGGCGGCGACGACTACCTCGTCAAGCCCTTCGCCCTCCAGGAACTCGTGCTCCGGCTGCGCGCCCTGCTGCGCCGCAGCCCGCCGAGCACCCGGGAGGTGCTGCGCGAGGCCGGGATCGAGATCGACCCCGGCGCCCGCACCGCCGAGCGCGACGGCCGCGTACTCGACCTGACCCGGCGGGAGTTCGAGCTGCTGGAGGTGCTGATGCGCAACGCCGGGCTCGTCCTCACCCGCGACCAGCTCCTCGAACGCGTCTGGGGCTACGACTTCGAGGTCCGCACCGACGCCGTCGACACCTTCGTCAGCTATCTGCGCCGAAAGCTGGAGGCCGACGGCGCCCCGAGGCTGGTGCACACCGTGCGCGGGGTCGGCTTCGTGTTCCGGGAGGCGCGGTGAGGCTCTCCACCCGGGTCGGCCTCGCCGTCGGCTGCACCGTCCCGCTGCTGGTGCTGGCCTCCGGCTGGCTGCTGACCCAGCTGGTCGCCCGCGACCTGCACCGGGCCGGCGACCAGCACCTGCGCCAACGCGCCGCCGCTCTCGCCCCGGACGCCCGCGCCCTGCTGCGCGCCTCGGCCGACGACCGCCCCCGCGCCGCCGGCCAGCGCGAGCGGCACCTGTTCAGCACCGCCCTCGACGTCGGCGTACGCGTCCAGGGACCGGACGGCGTCTTCAGCGGCGGCCCCCAGCCCGGCGCCTCGGCCCGGCTGCCCGAGCGGACCGGGGTGCCGGTGACCGTCCGCGACGGCGCCCGGAGCTGGCGCGGGCTGGCCCGGCCGGTGCGTGGCGGCACCCTGTGGGTGTTCGCCCCCGACACCGCCGACCGGGCCCAGGTCCTGCTGGTCCGGCGCCGGGTGGTGTTCACCGCGCTGCTCGCCGCGCCCGCCTCCGGCGCCCTCGCCTGGGCCCTGGCCGCCGGCGCGAGCGCCCCGCTGCGCCGCCTCACCCGGCGCACGGCGGGCCTTGATCCGCGCACCAGCGGCGAACGGCCGGAGCCGGAGCGGACCGGCGTCACCGAGGTCGACGAACTCGGGTCCACCCTGCGCACGGTGCTCGCCCGCTACGACGAACAGGCCGCCCGGACCGCCGAGGCGCTCGACACCGCCCGCTCCTTCTCCTCGGCCGCCGCGCACGAACTGCGCACCCCGCTGATGAGCATGGGCACCAACCTCGACGTCCTCGGCATCCGCGGCCTGCCCGACCCGGACCGCGACGAGGCGCTGACCGACCTGCGCCTCGAACACGCCCGGCTGCTGCACCTGCTGGTGATGCTCCGGGAGCTGGGCCGGGGCGATCTGGTGGAGGCCGAGACCTTCGCCGCCGTCGACCTGGCGGACCTCGCCGACACCGCCGTGGCCGAGGTACGGCGCCGGGACCGGGGCGCGGAGGTCGTGCTGGACGCCGAGCCGGGGGTCGTCGTGCCGGGCTGGGAGCCGGGGCTGCGGCTGCTGCTGGACAACCTGCTGGCCAACGCGCTCGCCCACGGCCGTGATCCGGCGGGCGTCGCGCGCATACGGGTGGCCGTGGGGCGGGCCGGGGAGCAGGCGGTGGTGGCCGTGGCCGACCAGGGGCCCGGCATACCGGCCGCGTCCCGGCAGCGGCTCTTCGAGCGGTTCCAGCGGGGCCCCGACAGCACCGGCTCCGGTCTCGGGCTCACCCTCGTCGCCCAGCAGACCGCGCTGCACCGGGGGAGCGTCGGCGTCACCGACGGCCCCGAGGGCACCGGGGCCCGCTTCGAGGTACGGCTGCCGCTGGACGGCACCGGGGCGCCGGGACGCCGGGACTGGCTGATCGGGACGGCCGGGGCGGAGCGGTCACAAGGTTTCCCCAAAGAGACCTCCTAGCCTCCGGGGCGACGGACGGCACCACAGCCCGTCCCGGACGTGAACGGAGACGCACATGGACGCACGACGGAGCACCCGGACCCTCCTCGCGGGCCTCGCCACCGCGGCGCTGCTGGCGGGCTCGGCCGGTGCCGCGTCCGCCGCCGACGCCTCGCCCGGCGCCAAGCCCGCCGCCAAGGGGGCCCACGACGGCGCGCGGGCCCTGTGCAAGCGCGAGCCGAAGATCGACAAGCGCATCGACCGCGCCCTGAAGCGGCTGGACGCCGGCAAGGGCCGGCGCGGCTCGGTGGCCCGGCTCCAGCAGCGCGTCGACAACGCCAAGAAGGCCGGCCACACCGAGATCGCCACCTTCCTCCAGGGCCGCCTGGACACCCGCGAGTCGCTGAAGAAGGACCTTCACGACCGCAAGAAGGACCTCGCCGGGGTCAAGACCTGGTGCGCGAAGAACGACGCCGGCAAGGCGGAGAAGTGAGGCGCGGCTCCCGGCGCGCGGCGGCGGCCGTCACCCTGGCCGCCCTCGCCGCGCTCACCACGGGCTGCGGCCACGACGACGCCGCCACCCCGTCCTCCGGCACCGCCACCCCTTCGGGCTACGCGGACATGAAGAAGAAGGTGGACGCGGCCGAATCGGCGGCCGCCGCGGCCGACCGCGACGCCACGAGCGACGCGGACCGGTAGGGGGCGCGGTCGGAAAGGGGGGCGTCTCGCGGAGGCGCCCCCCCTCGCCGTACCCCCTAGCGCTCGCCGCCCGGCACCCACAGCACGTCGCCGGTCTCCTTGTTGGCCGTGCGGGCCAGGATGAACAGGAGGTCGGAGAGGCGGTTGAGGTAGGTCGCGGTGAGCGGGTTCATCGTCTCGCCGTGCGCCTCCAGCGCCGCCCAGGTGGAGCGTTCGGCCCGCCGGACCACCGTGCACGCCTGGTGCAGCAGGGCCGCGCCGGGGGTGCCGCCGGGCAGGATGAACGAGCGCAGCTTCTCCAGCCGCTCGTTGAACCGGTCGCAGTCCTGCTCCAGTCGGTCCACGTAGAACTGCTCGACCCTGAGCGGCGGGTACTCCGGGTTCTCCACCACCGGTGTCGACAGGTCGGCGCCCACGTCGAACAGGTCGTTCTGCACCCGGGTGAGGACCGTGACGACCTCCTGGTCCAGCCCGCCCAGCGCGACGGCGGTACCGATCACCGCGTTCGCCTCGTTGGCGTCCGCGTACGCGGAGATCCTGAGGTCGGTCTTGGCGGTGCGGCTCATGTCGCCGAGGGCGGTGGTGCCCTGGTCGCCGGTCCTGGTGTAGATGCGCGTCAGATTGACCATACGGTCAGCGTAGTTGCCCCAAAGGGCGCGAAGCGGTGCGGATTTGACGGACCGGAGCGGCACAACCGGAACGTGACGGGTGTCTCACGCCCTGAGACCGTGACACGCGTTACTTACGGTCCTCAAGGCGTCGCCCGAACGCTAATGTCCGCCGAGAGGAACCATAAACAGCGCGTAAGGGGAGTCGGAGTGGCAGGGAAGCTCGCCGTCATCGGGGCCGGTCTCATGGGGTCCGGTATCGCCCAGGTCGCCGCACAGGCCGGCTGGGACGTGGTTCTGCGCGACGTCACCGACGAGGCGCTGAAGCGCGGCACCGACGGTATCCGGGCCTCCTACGAGAAGTTCGTGGCCAAGGGCAAGCTGGACGCGGCGGACGCCGAGGCGGCCCTCGCCCGGATCACCCCGACCACCGACCTGGACGACGTCGCGGACGCCGACATCGTGATCGAGGCGGTCTTCGAGAAGCTGGAGGTCAAGCACGAGATCTTCCGCGCGCTCGACAAGATCGTGCGCCCGGACGCCGTGCTGGCCTCCAACACCTCCGCCATCCCGATCACCAAGATCGCGGCCGCCACCGAGCACCCCGAGCGCGTGGTCGGCGTCCACTTCTTCTCGCCGGTGCCGATGATGCGGCTCGTCGAGCTGGTCCGGGGTTACAAGACCAGCGACGAAACCCTCGCCACCGCGCGGGAGTTCGCCGAGTCGGTCGGCAAGACCTGCATCGTCGTCAACCGCGATGTCGCCGGGTTCGTCACCACCCGCCTCATCTCGGCCCTCGTGGTCGAGGCCACCAAGCTCTACGAGTCGGGCGTGGCCACCGCCGAGGACATCGACCTCGCCTGCAAGCTGGGCTTCGGGCACGCCATGGGCCCGCTGGCCACCGCCGACCTCACCGGGGTCGACATCCTGCTGCACGCCACCGGCAACATCTACATCGAGAGCCAGGACGAGAAGTTCGCCCCGCCGGAGCTGATGCGCCGGATGGTGGACGCCGGTGACATCGGCCGCAAGAGCGGGCAGGGCTTCTACACGTACTGACCGCGTCCGGATCACCAGCCGATCCCGTGCGCGTCCGTACAACCGCTCAGGGGGATCACCCCAGCGGGTGAATTCGGTATCGGTTCGCTTACAACCAGCAACCGCATCGACACCCACACAGTCAGACGTTGCACAGCACCGTCACGGAGAACGCCACTCGCACTCAACGGGGAGCGCATATGTACATCAGGGGCGACCACGCCGAGCTGGTCGTCGGGGGGCGCCTCGACGTCCGCAGCGCGGCGGACGCCCGTACGGCCCTCCACGCGGCGTTGGACGACGGGATCGGCGATCTGGTGCTTGACCTGTCCGAGCTGGACTCCTGGGACGCCACCGGACTCGGCGTCATCATGGGCGCACACCGGCGCGCGGGCCGCTGCGGCCGGCGTCTGGTGCTGCGCCGGGTGCCGCCGCAGATGCAGCGGCTGCTCGTGGCCACCCGGCTGCACCGCATTCTGGCCATCGAGGGCGGAGTCGGCGTGGAGTCGCTGCCCCGCGTGTGAGGTGTCGTGAGCGGGGCAGGTTCCAAGTCGTCCCGAACGGCGCGTCGCGCGCATTCCTCACCGGAAGGTGATCTCCCGGATCTCTCGGGCCGTCCGGCACCCCGCCCTGTCGGGGACCCCGGTCGACGGTTTAGGGTTCGGTCGCCCGCCGCCTCGTGTAATCCGCGAGCGGGCCCGGACCAGAAGCGACAGCGCGATGTGCGGCAGGCCGGGAGGGGCCGAGATCGGCACACGACGCTTTTTGGGGGCTTTGAACCCATGGACCCGAACTTTCCGGGAACCGAGGACCACGGTCAGGCACCGAGCCGCCGTCCGCCCCGGGACCCCCTCACCGCCGACTTCGCCCCGAGCGGCCCCGTACCCGCCCGCACCACCCGGCTGGTCTGCGGCGACTTCCTGCTCACCGTCAACCCGGTCGACGGCAGCGAGATAGAACCCTGCCCGCCGCACGAGCGCCCGGAAGCCCCCGCCAAGCGCACCCCGGCCGCCCGCGCCGAGTACGAACGGGCCGCCCTGCCGCCCGCCCCGCCCGGACACCGGCTCGCCACCCCTGAGTTGCTGGAGCGTCAGGAGATACGCGAGCGGCTGGTCCGGCTGCTCACCCGTGGCCGTACCGTCCGCCTCACCGGCCCCGGCGGCTCCGGCCGCACCGCCCTGCTCGACCTCGTCGCCGAGGACTGCGCCGACCTCGCCCCCGACGGCGTGGTCCGGCTCGACGGCCTCCACCGCACCCCCGACGACCTGCTGCGCGACCTCTTCCACACCGTCTACGACGCCCCCCGGCACCGCCTGGAGCCGGACGAACTGCGCGAGACCGTCAAGGAGGTCGGCGCCGTCGTCCTCATCGACGACCTGGAGTTCGGCGGCACCGCCCTCACCGAGCTGCTGGACGCCGCCCCCGAGTGCGCCTTCCTCCTCGCCGCCACCCCGGACACCCCCGCGGCCACCGGTGACGTCGAGGAGGTGGACCTGCCCGGCCTCGACCGCGCCGCCGGGGTGGAGATCCTCCAGCGGTCGGTGGGCCGGGACCTCACCGAGGAGGAGGCCGTCTGGGCCGGCGACCTCTGGTTCGAGTCCGAGGGGCTGCCGCTGCGCTTCGTCCAGGCCGGCGCCCTGCTCCGCCAGCGCGAGCAACTGCGCGCCAGCGGAGGCGTGGTGGACGAGTACGGCGTCTTCGAGGACGTACGCGGCCCCGCCGACGCCGTGCTCGACCTGCCGCTGGAGGACGAGGAGGCCGAGGAGGTGCCGCTGCCCTCGCTCGCGGAGGCCGCCGCGCCCGCCCCGCTGCTCGCCTCCCGGCTCAGCACCTCCGCCCGCGCCGCCCTGCGCTTCGCGGTCGCCCTGGACGGCGAGCTGCCGCACCCGGCGCATCTGCCGGCCCTGGTCGGCGACACCCACGCCGACGCCGCGCTCGGCGAACTCCTCGGCTGCGGCCTGGTCTCCCCGGCCGGCCCCCGCTACCGCCTCGCGGCCGGGGTGCGCGCGCAGCTGGAGGCCGCCGGATACGACGAGGACGCCCCCGCCGAGGCCCGTACCGCGGCCCGGCACTACGCCTGGTGGGCCGCCCACCCCTCGGTCACCCCGGAGCGGGTGTGCGCGGAGGCGGCGGCCGTGCTGACCGCGCTGGAGACCGTCCTGCCCGGCACCGAGCCGGCCGACGAGGGCGAGGACGAGCAGGCGACCGCCGTCCGGCTCGCCCACGCGGCCGCCGCCGCCTTCGCCGCCGGACTGCACTGGACCGCGTGGGAACAGGCCCTGCACGCCGGGTCCGAGGCCGCCCGCCTCGCCCAGGACGTCCCGGAGCGCGCCTACTTCCACCACGAGCTGGGCATCCTCGCCCTGGTCGACGGCCAACTGGACCGCGCGCGCTCGGAGTTGGAGGTCTCGCACGGGATGCGCACGGCGCTCTCCGACATGCGGGGCACCGTCGCGGGCCGCCGCGCGCTCGCCCTGGTCGCGGACCGCAGCGGCGATCTGCCGGGCCTGGCCGCCCTGATGGCCGCCGAGGAGCCCGCCCCCGCCCGCACCGCGCCGCTCACCCCGGCGCCGGCCGCGTTCACCCCGTCGTACGGCTACGGGCAGGAGACCGTCGTCGCCCGGCAGCCCGGCGCGGCGAAGGAGCGCGGCGGGGTACGGGCCATCGCCCGGCGGAATCTGGTGGCCGCCGGGTCCGGCGCGCTGCTGGTCGCCGTGCTCGGCACCGTCGTCACCCTCGGCATGACCTCCGGCGAGGGCGCCGGAGGCGACCCGGCGAGCACCGTGGGCGGCAACCCGACCGCGACCCAGGACCTGGACGACGGCACGCTGGGCGCGGTCCCCAAGCGGGACGAACCCACGCCCGCCGGCGCCGTCACCACCCGCCCGGCCGGCCCCGGCCCGGACGGCACCCCCGGCACCTCGGACGACCCCTCGCCGTCCGCCACCACGGGCAGCCCCACGGCCGATCCCACGGGAACGCAGAGCGCCGGCGGGACGAGCCCCGAGCCGACGCACGGCGGCGGCTCCAGCGGGCCCACGGGCAAGCCGACCAAGACCGGCAAGCCGTCGACCTCCCCGACCGGGCCCACCGACGAGCCGACCACGGAGGAGCCGACCGACCCCGGCGGCCCCAGCACGCCCGACGACCCCACCACGCCCCCGACCACCTCGACCTCGGCCAGCCGCCCGGCCGACAGCGCCACCGCGTCCGCACCCGCCTCCACAGCGGCGACGGACGCCACGGATGCCACCGGGACCCCGGTGACCGCGAGCACCGAGCCGCCGGTGATCTGAGGGCCTCAAGGGCCGGGGCGGCTCAGAACAGGCGGAGCTTGTCGTCCTCGATGCCGCGCATGGCGTTGTAGTCGAGGACCTGGCAGCCGATGCCCCGGTCCGTGGCCAGCACGCGGGCCTGCGGCTTGATCTCCTGGGCCGCGAACACCCCGCGCACCGGGGCGAGATGGGGATCGCGGTTGAGCAGCTCCAGATAACGGGTGAGCTGCTCCACGCCGTCGATCTCGCCGCGCCGCTTGATCTCGACGGCGACCGTGCCGCCGTTGGCGTCCCGGCACAGGATGTCGACCGGGCCGATCGCCGTCATGTACTCGCGGCGGATCAGGGTGTAGCCCTCGCCGAGGGTCTCGATGCGGTCGGCGAGCAGCTCCTGGAGGTGCGCTTCCACGCCGTCCTTGATCAGACCGGGGTCCACGCCCAGCTCGTGGGACGAGTCGTGGAGGACTTCCTCCATCGTGATGATCAGTTTCTCGCCCGCTTTGTTGATGACGGTCCACACGCCCGCCTCGTCGCCCGTGCCCTCCTTCAGGGTGCAGGGCGGCGACATCCAGTTGAGGGGCTTGTAGGCCCGGTCGTCCGCGTGGATGGAGACGCTGCCGTCCGCCTTGACCAGGATCAGGCGGGGGGCCGAGGGCAGGTGGGCGGTGAGCCGGCCGGCGTAGTCGACCGAGCACCGGGCAATGACGAGACGCATGGTCGGCAACGCTACTCGACGCGCACCCGTGCACGCGATTCGCCCGCTCCCCACCAGCGGCCCGGCGTCCCGCCCGTCCGACGGGCCACCCCAATTGTCCCTGATAACTCTTGTTCATCCCTGGCCGATTGTGACCGCAGGACGACCGTTCCATATACGCATTCTGCTGGTGTCGTCACCGACGGTTGCCTACCGTAGGAGCAGGGAGGCCGCGTGGGGGTACGGAGCGTCTCCGGTTTCGCGCCCTCCCTTTTCTGTCCGGCAACCCCTGTCCATCGGGGGTGCGAGAGGAGAACCCATGTCGCTCGACGTCTCACCGGCCCTACTGGAACAGGCCGAGCGAGGCGAGGTCGACGAAGCAGAATTCGTCGACTGCGTCCGGACCTCCCTGCCCTTTGCGTGGGAGATGATCAGCTCCCTGGTGGCCCAGCTGAAGGTGGACGGCGGACCCTTCGCCGACAACCAGACGCCCCCGCCGGACGAGCAGGCGCGCGGCCAGCTGCTGCGCGCGCTCGCCAGTGACGCCATACGCGGCGCTCTCCAGCGCCACTTCGGCGTACGCCTGGCCTTCCAGAACTGTCACCGGGTGGCGGTGTTCCCACTGGACTCCTCGGTGGACGAGAGGCTGGCCCGCTTCACCTCGGTGCGCGCCCAGCTCCTCAACCAGTCCGCGGAGCTGCGCGACTGCTGACGCACACGTGCGACACCGGCTCCGGCGGTCAGCGCAGGCGGGGCAGCACCTCGGCGCCCAGGCGCCGCAGGTTCTCCTCGGTCGCGTCCAGATCGCCGGAGCCCTCGACGAGCAGGGCGAAGCGGGAGATCCCGGTGCGCTCCGCGGTGGCCGCGAGGCGGTCCGCGGCGAGCCGGGGCGTACCCACCGGGTGCAGCCCGCAGAGCAGTTCGGTGTAGGCGTACGGGTCGCGCATCGCGCGCGCCCGGCCGTCCACCGTCACATGGGCCTCCAGGCCCTGTTTCAGCCAGCCCGGCATCGCCTTCAGCAGCGTCTCCACCGCGTCGGAGCGGCTGTCCGCGAGCTGGCAGACCCCGGCCGAGACATGGCCGGCGGCCGCGATCTCCTCGGGGGAGCGGCCCGCGTCGCGGGCGTGGCGCCGCCAGAGGGCGACCATCTCGGCCTTCTCCTCGTCCCCGACGTGCATCCCCAGCAGCATCGCCAGACCCCGCTCCGCCGCCAGCCGCACGCTCTTCGGCGAGGTGCACGCCACCACCACCTCCGGCCCCGGGGTCTCGGCCAGTGCGTCCGCCGGGCGCGGCACCACCGGCACCTCGCGGAACGCGTACCGCTCGCCCGAGGCGCCGGCCGACGGTTCGCGCAGCCAGCGCAGCAGCAGGTCCAGCGACTCCGGGAAGCCCCGCTCGTACGCCGCGAGCCCGGCGCCGAACACCTCCAGGTCGACCCAGGGCCCGCCCCGGCCGACGCCCAGGACGAACCGGCCGCCGCTGGTGACGTGCAGCAGCGCGGCCTGCTCGCCGAGGGCCACCGGGTGGACGGTGGGCAGCACGCTGACCGCGGTGCCGACCCGGATACGGCGGGTGCGGCCCAGCAGCAGGGCGGCCAGCGTGACGGCCGACGGGCAGGTGCCGTACGGCACGAAGTGGTGCTCGGCCAGCCACACCGTGTCCAGCCCGGCCTCGTCGGCCACCTCGGCGGAGCGCACCGCCCGGTGCAGGGCCTCTCCGGCGCCCTGGCCCGGATACTGGGCCGCCAGCACAAAACTTCCAACGCGCATCGCATTTCCCGCTTCCTTGGCTCCGACCGGGAGCTCCCCCGACCGGCATAACCACATGACACGTGCCCAGGACACGGCTTCGTGGAGGGATTTGCGGATTGTCTGCAGAATGGTCGCTTCTCTGCTGGAATGGATCGGCCCGGAGGGGGACTTGTACGGGTTGGCGCCCTACGCGAACCCCCGGCGGCCGCCGCGTAGGCTGGACGCGGCCCGTGCTCCCTGTATAGCCCCAAGAGGTGTCCCGTGTCCCCGCGTCGCAACCGACCCAAGGCGGCAGACTCGTCCGGCCGAGGCGCCGAGGACGACCGGTCGGGCCGGTACGGCGGCTGGCAGTCCACCGAGTCCTGGCAGGGCGAGGAGTGGAGCGTCCGCCATGTCGCCGGGGCGAGCGCCGACGGCAAGACCTACCGCTGCCCCGGCTGCGACCAGCTGATCCCCTCCGGTGTCCCGCACGTGGTGGCCTGGCCCGAGCACGCGGGCGTCGACGACCGGCGGCACTGGCACAAGGCGTGCTGGAACGCACGGGACCGCCGCACCACACGGGTACGGCGGTCCGGAAACTCGCCCAGGTTCTGAGGGGGCTCGGGGCTACACGTCCCGGCTCTCCAGCAGCGCGTACGCCCCGGCGAAGGCCGCCGCCGTCACGCCCAGCATGATCCACAGCGGCTCCCAGCCGGTGGGCCCGGTGTGGCTGAGGGTGTTGTCGTAGAACACGCCCATCTGGCTCGGGATCGAGTACTCCAGCAGCGCCTGCTGCACCTTCTCCAGCGAGCCGGCGTTCATGAACAGCGCGATCACCAGCGGGGCCAGCACGGCGCCGATCATGATGGTGATGGCCCCGGCGGAGTGCCGGATCATCGAGCCGACCAGCAGCGACAGCAGACCGAGCAGCGCGATGTACAGGCTGATGCCGAGCGTGGCCTTCAGCCATTCCGAGCCCGACGGGGTCCGGGTGCCGTTGCCCTCCAGCATCGAGGTCTGGATCAGCGCCACCAGGGACACCGTCGCCAGCGTCACCACGAAGGCGACCACGAAGAACACGATCGACTTGGCCGCCAGCACCCGGCCCCGGCTCGGGCACGCGGTCATCGTCGTACGGATCATGCCCGTGCCGTACTCGGACGCCGTGGTCAGCACGCCCAGCGTCATCACGCACATCATGCCGAGCAGCAGCCCGAAGAAGCCCAGCGTCAGCGGGTTCTGGCCGTCCAGCTCACCGGCGCCCCGGACCGCGACCGCGGCCAGCAGGCCGATGCCGACGACCAGGGCCACGAACACGCCGAGCGTCCACACCGTGGAGCGCACCGACTTCATCTTCGTCCACTCCGAGGCCAGCGCGTGCCCGAGGTGCGTGGGCGTGACCGGGATCGGTGAGCTGTAGCCGGACTGGAGACCGCCGGACGTGTGCGGCGCCTCGGGCATCGGGGGCTGCTGGGTGCTCATCGGGGGTCCTCGGGCTTCGTCGGTTC comes from the Streptomyces seoulensis genome and includes:
- a CDS encoding response regulator transcription factor, translating into MSDSASPGTVLVVDDDAAIRRSLERGLRLNGFTVRTAADGTEALAAVGREQPDVLVLDVSMPGLTGIQVCARLRDEGRELPVLMLSALDETADRIAGLQAGGDDYLVKPFALQELVLRLRALLRRSPPSTREVLREAGIEIDPGARTAERDGRVLDLTRREFELLEVLMRNAGLVLTRDQLLERVWGYDFEVRTDAVDTFVSYLRRKLEADGAPRLVHTVRGVGFVFREAR
- a CDS encoding sensor histidine kinase; the protein is MRLSTRVGLAVGCTVPLLVLASGWLLTQLVARDLHRAGDQHLRQRAAALAPDARALLRASADDRPRAAGQRERHLFSTALDVGVRVQGPDGVFSGGPQPGASARLPERTGVPVTVRDGARSWRGLARPVRGGTLWVFAPDTADRAQVLLVRRRVVFTALLAAPASGALAWALAAGASAPLRRLTRRTAGLDPRTSGERPEPERTGVTEVDELGSTLRTVLARYDEQAARTAEALDTARSFSSAAAHELRTPLMSMGTNLDVLGIRGLPDPDRDEALTDLRLEHARLLHLLVMLRELGRGDLVEAETFAAVDLADLADTAVAEVRRRDRGAEVVLDAEPGVVVPGWEPGLRLLLDNLLANALAHGRDPAGVARIRVAVGRAGEQAVVAVADQGPGIPAASRQRLFERFQRGPDSTGSGLGLTLVAQQTALHRGSVGVTDGPEGTGARFEVRLPLDGTGAPGRRDWLIGTAGAERSQGFPKETS
- a CDS encoding cob(I)yrinic acid a,c-diamide adenosyltransferase translates to MVNLTRIYTRTGDQGTTALGDMSRTAKTDLRISAYADANEANAVIGTAVALGGLDQEVVTVLTRVQNDLFDVGADLSTPVVENPEYPPLRVEQFYVDRLEQDCDRFNERLEKLRSFILPGGTPGAALLHQACTVVRRAERSTWAALEAHGETMNPLTATYLNRLSDLLFILARTANKETGDVLWVPGGER
- a CDS encoding 3-hydroxyacyl-CoA dehydrogenase family protein, encoding MAGKLAVIGAGLMGSGIAQVAAQAGWDVVLRDVTDEALKRGTDGIRASYEKFVAKGKLDAADAEAALARITPTTDLDDVADADIVIEAVFEKLEVKHEIFRALDKIVRPDAVLASNTSAIPITKIAAATEHPERVVGVHFFSPVPMMRLVELVRGYKTSDETLATAREFAESVGKTCIVVNRDVAGFVTTRLISALVVEATKLYESGVATAEDIDLACKLGFGHAMGPLATADLTGVDILLHATGNIYIESQDEKFAPPELMRRMVDAGDIGRKSGQGFYTY
- a CDS encoding STAS domain-containing protein; translation: MYIRGDHAELVVGGRLDVRSAADARTALHAALDDGIGDLVLDLSELDSWDATGLGVIMGAHRRAGRCGRRLVLRRVPPQMQRLLVATRLHRILAIEGGVGVESLPRV
- a CDS encoding ATP-binding protein, with translation MDPNFPGTEDHGQAPSRRPPRDPLTADFAPSGPVPARTTRLVCGDFLLTVNPVDGSEIEPCPPHERPEAPAKRTPAARAEYERAALPPAPPGHRLATPELLERQEIRERLVRLLTRGRTVRLTGPGGSGRTALLDLVAEDCADLAPDGVVRLDGLHRTPDDLLRDLFHTVYDAPRHRLEPDELRETVKEVGAVVLIDDLEFGGTALTELLDAAPECAFLLAATPDTPAATGDVEEVDLPGLDRAAGVEILQRSVGRDLTEEEAVWAGDLWFESEGLPLRFVQAGALLRQREQLRASGGVVDEYGVFEDVRGPADAVLDLPLEDEEAEEVPLPSLAEAAAPAPLLASRLSTSARAALRFAVALDGELPHPAHLPALVGDTHADAALGELLGCGLVSPAGPRYRLAAGVRAQLEAAGYDEDAPAEARTAARHYAWWAAHPSVTPERVCAEAAAVLTALETVLPGTEPADEGEDEQATAVRLAHAAAAAFAAGLHWTAWEQALHAGSEAARLAQDVPERAYFHHELGILALVDGQLDRARSELEVSHGMRTALSDMRGTVAGRRALALVADRSGDLPGLAALMAAEEPAPARTAPLTPAPAAFTPSYGYGQETVVARQPGAAKERGGVRAIARRNLVAAGSGALLVAVLGTVVTLGMTSGEGAGGDPASTVGGNPTATQDLDDGTLGAVPKRDEPTPAGAVTTRPAGPGPDGTPGTSDDPSPSATTGSPTADPTGTQSAGGTSPEPTHGGGSSGPTGKPTKTGKPSTSPTGPTDEPTTEEPTDPGGPSTPDDPTTPPTTSTSASRPADSATASAPASTAATDATDATGTPVTASTEPPVI
- the nucS gene encoding endonuclease NucS; the protein is MRLVIARCSVDYAGRLTAHLPSAPRLILVKADGSVSIHADDRAYKPLNWMSPPCTLKEGTGDEAGVWTVINKAGEKLIITMEEVLHDSSHELGVDPGLIKDGVEAHLQELLADRIETLGEGYTLIRREYMTAIGPVDILCRDANGGTVAVEIKRRGEIDGVEQLTRYLELLNRDPHLAPVRGVFAAQEIKPQARVLATDRGIGCQVLDYNAMRGIEDDKLRLF
- a CDS encoding SCO5389 family protein, whose protein sequence is MSLDVSPALLEQAERGEVDEAEFVDCVRTSLPFAWEMISSLVAQLKVDGGPFADNQTPPPDEQARGQLLRALASDAIRGALQRHFGVRLAFQNCHRVAVFPLDSSVDERLARFTSVRAQLLNQSAELRDC
- a CDS encoding LLM class flavin-dependent oxidoreductase; protein product: MRVGSFVLAAQYPGQGAGEALHRAVRSAEVADEAGLDTVWLAEHHFVPYGTCPSAVTLAALLLGRTRRIRVGTAVSVLPTVHPVALGEQAALLHVTSGGRFVLGVGRGGPWVDLEVFGAGLAAYERGFPESLDLLLRWLREPSAGASGERYAFREVPVVPRPADALAETPGPEVVVACTSPKSVRLAAERGLAMLLGMHVGDEEKAEMVALWRRHARDAGRSPEEIAAAGHVSAGVCQLADSRSDAVETLLKAMPGWLKQGLEAHVTVDGRARAMRDPYAYTELLCGLHPVGTPRLAADRLAATAERTGISRFALLVEGSGDLDATEENLRRLGAEVLPRLR
- a CDS encoding ABC transporter permease, encoding MSTQQPPMPEAPHTSGGLQSGYSSPIPVTPTHLGHALASEWTKMKSVRSTVWTLGVFVALVVGIGLLAAVAVRGAGELDGQNPLTLGFFGLLLGMMCVMTLGVLTTASEYGTGMIRTTMTACPSRGRVLAAKSIVFFVVAFVVTLATVSLVALIQTSMLEGNGTRTPSGSEWLKATLGISLYIALLGLLSLLVGSMIRHSAGAITIMIGAVLAPLVIALFMNAGSLEKVQQALLEYSIPSQMGVFYDNTLSHTGPTGWEPLWIMLGVTAAAFAGAYALLESRDV